In Thalassotalea sp. Sam97, a single window of DNA contains:
- a CDS encoding YcxB family protein yields the protein MKFEHTFTLDREHFNECFEQSAMLRDQSWRRYTKAIILFALGFLIAAANIEKLSGHLGYFFYILAVVEILSVRFARGFWVTRQMFSKASGSDVNISFDDQGIEIYSDYVKKSLPWAEIDKTIMTEKGYIVFEKNGSNSYISRSILTADSEAFLKKNLAID from the coding sequence ATGAAATTTGAACATACATTTACCTTAGATAGAGAGCATTTTAACGAGTGTTTTGAGCAATCTGCGATGTTACGCGACCAAAGCTGGCGCCGTTACACCAAAGCGATTATTTTATTTGCCTTGGGCTTTTTAATTGCTGCGGCAAACATCGAAAAGCTTAGCGGTCATTTAGGTTATTTCTTTTATATCTTAGCTGTTGTTGAAATACTGAGTGTGCGGTTTGCCAGAGGTTTTTGGGTAACCAGACAAATGTTTTCTAAAGCTTCAGGATCCGATGTAAACATCAGCTTTGATGATCAAGGTATTGAAATTTACTCTGACTACGTGAAAAAGTCGCTCCCTTGGGCAGAGATTGATAAAACCATCATGACCGAAAAGGGTTACATCGTTTTTGAAAAAAATGGCAGTAATAGTTACATCTCACGCAGTATATTAACGGCCGATAGCGAAGCGTTTTTAAAGAAAAATTTGGCGATAGATTAA
- a CDS encoding urate hydroxylase PuuD, which translates to MSTMDIINFLFRWAHVLFGIAWIGLLYYFNFVQGGYFKKASAEALADAKKHLAPEALWWFRWAAMFTFITGVLLLVGVTKLNVMNNYIVVGALLGTLMFLNVWLIIWPNQKVALGMVDGDAAKAGAKALLASRTNVLFSAPMAFFMLAGPHFAGYGKGWGSDAMWICVGLIVLLEINAIVGKQGPMTTVRGVIHCSLLLTAVLVGLLLAL; encoded by the coding sequence ATGAGCACAATGGATATTATTAACTTTTTATTTCGCTGGGCGCACGTGTTGTTCGGTATCGCTTGGATAGGTTTATTGTATTACTTTAACTTTGTTCAAGGTGGCTACTTTAAAAAGGCCAGCGCTGAAGCACTGGCTGACGCGAAAAAGCATTTAGCGCCAGAAGCATTATGGTGGTTCCGTTGGGCGGCGATGTTCACCTTTATCACCGGTGTATTGTTATTAGTTGGCGTTACTAAGCTTAACGTGATGAATAACTACATTGTTGTTGGTGCGTTATTGGGGACCTTAATGTTTTTGAATGTTTGGTTAATTATTTGGCCAAACCAAAAAGTGGCTTTAGGTATGGTTGATGGTGATGCCGCTAAAGCTGGCGCAAAGGCATTGTTGGCATCAAGAACCAACGTGTTATTTTCTGCACCAATGGCATTTTTCATGTTGGCAGGCCCGCATTTTGCTGGTTACGGTAAAGGTTGGGGCTCTGACGCGATGTGGATTTGTGTCGGCTTAATCGTACTGTTAGAAATCAATGCTATCGTGGGTAAACAAGGCCCAATGACAACAGTACGCGGTGTTATCCATTGCTCGTTATTGTTAACAGCGGTATTGGTTGGTTTACTGCTTGCGTTGTAG
- a CDS encoding NAD(P)-binding domain-containing protein, whose protein sequence is MINNKATHVAVIGAGWIGYPLAKHLIAKGMEVLATTTSATKVAQLNQQGIRACILNTPQQLPLALHQYPHWIICIPPGIRQGKSDYADKIQALVDFATSSNGRVKQLILLSSTAVYNGLAGVVTEHSALDTKDTKVALLHAAEQVVLNSSVTYKTILRLGGLFGYDRQPGRYFTHKAVPNPDSVINFIHQDDVIAILQQLLARYDTVANIVNGVCPHHPTRRDFYQKALLTLAHLTPEFAEQQEQQGKQVDSVYLADIYPQFQVADLFAYFDSKFAKEYRA, encoded by the coding sequence ATGATAAATAACAAGGCAACGCATGTCGCTGTGATTGGAGCAGGTTGGATTGGTTATCCGTTAGCAAAACATCTGATCGCAAAAGGTATGGAAGTGCTGGCTACCACAACATCAGCTACGAAAGTGGCGCAGCTTAACCAGCAAGGAATTCGCGCTTGTATACTAAACACCCCGCAGCAGTTACCACTAGCGCTTCACCAGTATCCACATTGGATTATTTGCATTCCGCCGGGAATCCGTCAAGGTAAGAGCGATTACGCTGATAAAATCCAAGCCCTCGTTGATTTTGCTACTAGCTCTAATGGTCGTGTAAAACAGCTTATTTTGTTGAGTTCGACGGCTGTGTATAACGGTTTAGCTGGCGTGGTCACAGAGCATAGTGCACTGGATACCAAAGACACTAAGGTCGCCCTTTTACATGCAGCGGAGCAGGTAGTTTTAAATTCGTCTGTTACTTACAAAACGATATTAAGGCTTGGTGGTTTGTTTGGTTACGATCGCCAACCCGGTCGATATTTCACGCACAAAGCGGTACCCAATCCAGATTCGGTGATTAATTTTATTCATCAAGATGATGTGATTGCCATATTGCAGCAATTACTTGCACGCTATGATACGGTGGCGAATATCGTCAATGGTGTCTGTCCTCATCATCCGACACGTCGCGACTTTTATCAAAAAGCGCTGTTAACATTAGCGCACCTAACCCCTGAATTTGCAGAGCAACAGGAACAGCAAGGCAAACAAGTTGATAGTGTTTACTTAGCTGATATCTATCCACAATTTCAGGTTGCTGATCTATTTGCTTACTTCGACAGTAAATTTGCTAAGGAATATCGTGCCTAG
- a CDS encoding SPFH domain-containing protein gives MEHFEGLPITDIAVLAIWALLFFIFIVKLFQSIRLVPTKSAYVVERLGKYHKTLEAGFHALFPFIDKVAYIQDLKEETIDVPPQECFSMDEVNIEVDGVIYISVTDPVKASYGITDYRFAAMQLAQTTTRSVIGTLDLDRTFEERDLISAKVVEVLDAAGESWGIRVHRYEIKNLTPPQTVRDAMEMQVNAERERRAIMAKSEGEKQSRINRSEGSKREMINISEGEKQRRINSAEGKAAEILALAKATAESISKVAHVINQDGGQQALEMQLSEQYLKQMQGLGKQNRKVVLPANLLNYEQWMMTMGLNKSHQVSK, from the coding sequence ATGGAACATTTTGAAGGTCTACCGATAACCGACATTGCGGTACTGGCAATATGGGCACTGTTGTTTTTTATCTTTATTGTTAAGTTATTCCAGTCCATTCGACTGGTACCGACCAAATCCGCCTACGTGGTAGAACGTTTGGGTAAATACCACAAAACCTTGGAAGCAGGTTTCCATGCGTTATTTCCGTTTATCGACAAAGTCGCTTACATCCAAGATTTGAAAGAAGAAACCATCGATGTGCCACCGCAAGAGTGTTTCTCGATGGACGAAGTAAATATTGAAGTAGACGGCGTTATCTATATCTCAGTAACCGATCCGGTAAAAGCGAGCTACGGCATTACCGATTACCGATTTGCAGCCATGCAATTAGCACAAACTACGACGCGCTCGGTAATCGGGACTTTGGATCTGGACCGCACGTTTGAAGAGCGCGATCTCATCAGCGCAAAAGTCGTTGAAGTACTGGACGCGGCGGGTGAATCATGGGGGATCCGCGTTCATCGTTATGAGATTAAAAACTTAACACCACCACAAACGGTACGAGACGCGATGGAAATGCAGGTCAACGCAGAGCGTGAACGACGCGCGATTATGGCAAAAAGTGAAGGTGAAAAGCAAAGTCGTATTAATCGCTCTGAAGGTAGCAAGCGAGAAATGATTAATATTTCTGAAGGTGAAAAGCAACGTCGTATTAATTCCGCCGAAGGTAAAGCGGCGGAAATTTTAGCGCTCGCCAAGGCAACTGCCGAGTCGATTAGCAAAGTCGCGCATGTGATTAATCAAGATGGCGGTCAGCAAGCACTTGAGATGCAGCTTAGCGAACAATACCTGAAACAAATGCAAGGGCTAGGCAAACAAAACCGCAAAGTTGTACTGCCTGCTAACTTACTCAATTATGAGCAGTGGATGATGACTATGGGATTAAATAAGTCACATCAGGTCAGCAAGTAA
- the dtd gene encoding D-aminoacyl-tRNA deacylase: protein MIALIQRVSHASVSIAGTVNGQINQGILVLLGVEKGDDIKKCQRLADKVAGYRMFTDENGKMNLDVGQIGGDILVVSQFTLAADTNSGKRPSFSNSAEPTLGNELYLAFCQLLRDKGFKVPTGEFGADMQVSLTNDGPVTFSLKV, encoded by the coding sequence ATGATTGCATTAATACAAAGAGTAAGTCACGCCAGCGTGAGCATTGCTGGTACCGTGAATGGTCAAATTAACCAAGGAATTTTAGTCTTATTGGGCGTTGAAAAAGGCGACGATATAAAGAAGTGCCAACGTCTTGCCGACAAAGTCGCTGGCTATCGAATGTTTACCGATGAAAATGGCAAAATGAACCTAGATGTTGGTCAGATAGGCGGTGATATTTTAGTGGTATCGCAGTTCACGTTAGCGGCCGATACCAACAGCGGTAAACGCCCAAGTTTTTCTAATTCGGCAGAGCCAACCTTAGGTAACGAGTTGTACTTAGCGTTTTGTCAGCTGTTACGAGACAAAGGCTTTAAAGTGCCTACCGGTGAATTTGGTGCTGATATGCAGGTATCGCTAACAAATGACGGTCCGGTAACCTTTTCGTTAAAGGTATAG
- a CDS encoding Fe-Mn family superoxide dismutase, translated as MAISLPALPYAMDALAPHISQETLEFHYGKHHNTYVVKLNGLIEGTDFADASLEEIVKNSEGGVFNNAAQIWNHTFYWNSLTPNGTGAPVGELADAINAQYGSFDEFKAKFNDMAVNNFGSSWTWLVKKADGTLDIVNTSNAATPLTEEGVKPLITVDLWEHAYYIDYRNLRPSYMEAFWTLANWEFANANFTA; from the coding sequence ATGGCAATTTCATTACCTGCATTACCTTATGCAATGGACGCACTTGCGCCGCATATTTCTCAAGAAACTCTAGAGTTTCACTACGGCAAGCATCACAACACTTACGTTGTAAAATTAAACGGTTTAATTGAAGGCACTGATTTTGCTGACGCATCTTTAGAAGAAATCGTTAAAAACTCTGAAGGCGGTGTATTCAACAACGCTGCACAAATCTGGAACCACACCTTCTACTGGAACTCACTAACACCAAACGGTACTGGTGCTCCTGTTGGTGAATTAGCTGACGCTATCAACGCTCAGTACGGTTCTTTTGACGAGTTCAAAGCTAAGTTCAACGACATGGCTGTAAACAACTTCGGTTCAAGCTGGACTTGGTTAGTGAAAAAAGCTGACGGCACGTTAGACATCGTTAACACCTCTAACGCTGCTACGCCTCTAACTGAAGAAGGTGTTAAGCCACTAATCACTGTAGACCTGTGGGAACACGCATACTACATTGATTACCGTAACCTTCGTCCTAGCTACATGGAAGCGTTCTGGACACTAGCTAACTGGGAATTTGCAAACGCAAACTTCACTGCTTAA
- a CDS encoding SPFH domain-containing protein has product MFILTLAFLVILFILYKLVLIVEMREVCVVERLGKFRAVMQPGFHFLIPFFDKVAYRHETREQVLDIPAQSCISKDNIQIDVDGLVYIKVMDGAKASYGIEDYRRASVNLAQTTMRSEIGKLNLSQTFSERDTLNEIIVREIDKASDPWGIKVLRYEVRNITPSPNVIHTLEKQMEAERQKRAEITLANAERDSVINLSEGERQEAINLSEGDKQKQINEAEGRAREIEIIADATATGMSLIASAANQPCGHDAIKMRLMQEFITQTGRVLEHADVSILPTDIAKLEGFFEGMDKVTATAKGAK; this is encoded by the coding sequence GTGTTTATATTAACTCTGGCCTTCTTGGTCATATTATTCATTCTGTATAAATTGGTGCTCATTGTCGAAATGCGCGAAGTATGTGTGGTTGAGCGATTAGGAAAGTTTCGCGCTGTGATGCAGCCTGGATTTCATTTTTTGATCCCGTTTTTTGACAAGGTAGCGTATCGCCATGAAACTCGTGAGCAAGTATTGGATATTCCCGCGCAAAGTTGTATTTCCAAGGACAACATTCAAATTGATGTCGATGGCCTGGTTTACATCAAAGTCATGGATGGCGCGAAAGCCAGTTATGGCATCGAAGATTACCGTCGCGCCAGCGTTAACTTAGCGCAAACGACCATGCGCAGTGAAATCGGTAAGCTCAATCTGAGCCAAACCTTCAGTGAACGCGATACATTGAACGAAATCATTGTTCGCGAAATCGACAAAGCATCAGATCCTTGGGGGATTAAAGTCTTACGTTACGAAGTACGTAATATCACCCCATCGCCAAATGTCATTCATACCCTTGAAAAGCAAATGGAAGCGGAGCGACAAAAACGTGCCGAAATTACCTTAGCCAACGCTGAGCGAGACTCCGTTATTAACTTATCGGAAGGCGAACGCCAAGAAGCGATTAACCTGTCAGAAGGTGACAAGCAAAAACAAATTAATGAAGCGGAAGGCCGCGCTCGTGAGATAGAGATCATTGCTGATGCAACAGCAACCGGTATGAGTTTAATCGCCTCGGCGGCTAATCAGCCGTGTGGTCATGATGCCATTAAGATGCGCTTAATGCAGGAGTTTATCACCCAAACAGGTCGCGTATTAGAACATGCTGACGTATCGATACTGCCAACGGACATCGCTAAGTTAGAAGGCTTTTTTGAAGGCATGGACAAGGTCACAGCAACGGCTAAAGGAGCGAAATAA
- a CDS encoding YiiD C-terminal domain-containing protein, whose translation MAFTLVTPQSEADFKVYHQLRYKVLRQPWGQKPGSEVDDIEQQAVHRMLTTSDGNVAAVGRLHKTASDVAQIRFMAVDDKYQGQGIGKQLLDALEQEAHRQGVRRIDLNAREVAVPFYRACGYQLHDKSHCLYNEIQHYKMSKSLKKFHNDFSDQLDALEQIWHQTIPVSAFMNIQPVSLVADQLTVCASREANVNLHNTMFAGSIYTLATLTGWGRAYLLLTAAGLQGDIVLADANMRYHKPLQGQPLAQTVAVQGDVAALDLGRRARLSIDVKVKDGDLTVASFTGKYVILPKDS comes from the coding sequence GTGGCGTTTACATTAGTTACCCCGCAGAGTGAAGCGGATTTCAAAGTGTATCATCAATTGCGCTATAAAGTGCTGCGCCAACCTTGGGGTCAGAAGCCGGGAAGCGAAGTCGACGATATAGAACAACAAGCGGTACATCGTATGTTGACTACCAGCGATGGTAATGTCGCTGCGGTTGGCCGCTTGCACAAAACCGCTAGCGATGTTGCCCAAATTCGCTTTATGGCGGTTGATGATAAATATCAGGGGCAAGGCATTGGTAAGCAATTACTTGATGCACTAGAGCAAGAAGCTCATCGGCAAGGTGTAAGGCGCATTGACTTAAATGCTCGTGAAGTAGCGGTGCCTTTTTATCGGGCTTGTGGCTATCAGTTGCATGATAAAAGTCACTGTCTCTATAACGAGATTCAGCATTACAAAATGAGTAAATCATTGAAGAAATTTCACAATGATTTTAGCGACCAGCTCGATGCGCTTGAGCAGATCTGGCACCAGACGATTCCCGTATCGGCATTTATGAATATTCAGCCGGTAAGTTTGGTTGCAGATCAATTAACCGTGTGTGCAAGTCGCGAGGCCAACGTCAATTTACATAACACCATGTTTGCTGGCAGCATCTACACCTTGGCCACACTTACCGGTTGGGGGCGCGCTTATTTGTTATTAACTGCAGCTGGGTTGCAAGGTGATATTGTTCTTGCGGATGCTAATATGCGTTATCATAAGCCATTACAGGGGCAACCGTTAGCGCAAACTGTTGCAGTGCAAGGTGATGTAGCTGCACTCGACCTTGGTCGCCGGGCGCGCTTGAGCATTGATGTCAAAGTAAAAGATGGCGATTTAACCGTAGCAAGTTTTACGGGAAAATATGTTATTTTGCCTAAAGATAGTTAA
- a CDS encoding virulence factor BrkB family protein, giving the protein MKLSQIVNHYKPLRVGVDFVQHFASRCRQDQIQVSAGYLSYVTLMSLVPLVMVVFSIITAFPVFAEFKQDIENFIFTNFVPAASESIQENLNGFVNNASQMSATAILALMLLSMLLISSIDKALNRIWRVYKPRKTITSFAIYWMILTLGPVLVGISIAATSYMVSLVSFGGQEVNNFLLKALPFFASWMGFVVLYLFVPNTDIKLKHAFVGSLAGAALFELAKKIFSAYITHLPSYEAIYGALAAIPILFVWVYVSWLVVFVGAEFTVCLDEFDVSDPVAKENEPR; this is encoded by the coding sequence ATGAAATTGTCACAAATTGTGAACCATTATAAGCCTTTACGTGTTGGTGTCGACTTTGTTCAGCACTTTGCGTCCCGTTGTCGGCAAGACCAAATTCAAGTGTCCGCTGGCTACTTGTCGTATGTTACCTTAATGTCATTAGTACCTTTGGTTATGGTGGTTTTTTCTATTATTACCGCCTTTCCGGTATTCGCTGAATTTAAGCAGGATATTGAGAACTTCATTTTCACAAACTTTGTGCCAGCGGCTTCAGAGTCTATTCAAGAGAACTTAAATGGTTTTGTGAATAATGCATCGCAAATGTCGGCAACAGCCATCTTGGCGTTAATGTTATTATCAATGTTACTTATTTCGTCTATAGATAAAGCGTTGAATCGAATTTGGCGGGTCTATAAGCCACGTAAAACCATTACATCATTTGCGATTTATTGGATGATTTTAACCTTAGGACCTGTGTTGGTGGGTATTTCTATTGCCGCGACCAGTTATATGGTGTCCTTGGTTTCTTTTGGTGGCCAAGAGGTTAACAACTTTTTACTTAAAGCTTTGCCGTTTTTCGCATCATGGATGGGCTTTGTAGTGCTTTATTTGTTTGTTCCCAATACAGATATAAAGTTAAAGCACGCCTTTGTTGGCAGTCTCGCAGGTGCCGCATTGTTTGAGCTGGCGAAGAAAATATTTTCAGCCTACATTACCCATTTACCGTCTTATGAAGCCATTTACGGTGCGTTGGCAGCCATTCCTATCTTATTTGTTTGGGTGTATGTGTCTTGGTTGGTGGTGTTTGTTGGCGCTGAATTTACTGTGTGCTTAGATGAGTTTGATGTTAGCGACCCTGTTGCCAAAGAAAACGAGCCAAGATAA
- a CDS encoding PQQ-dependent sugar dehydrogenase, which translates to MKINKRCKSLAAIIAASFIAACGAANESTDTASAQVKLMPTQSDVIIPWGMVQLANNDLLVSERTGKLRIIRDGIMVDKDITGLPNIIANNQGGLLDVALHPDYDKNGWIYFTFSSDKGEGKGSNTALIRAKLTDFQLTDLQWLYKGSENSERGHHYGSRITFDKQGYVYFSIGDRGARDVNPQDLTRDGGKIYRLHDDGQIPADNPFFGMNNAKAAIYSYGHRNPQGLTTHPKTGAIWSHEHGPKGGDEINLVEAGKNYGWPVISYGINYNGTSFTDLTAKEGMEQPKHYWDPSIAPSGLIFVTSDKYPEWQNKMLLGSMKFGHLVLVTLDGDKVVATEKLLEGVGRVRNVYQGRDGFIYIGVDGQGIKKLVPNG; encoded by the coding sequence ATGAAAATTAATAAGCGATGTAAATCTTTAGCCGCTATTATTGCCGCCTCTTTTATTGCCGCCTGCGGCGCTGCGAATGAAAGTACGGATACAGCATCAGCACAAGTAAAGCTGATGCCAACGCAAAGCGATGTGATTATTCCTTGGGGAATGGTGCAGCTTGCCAATAATGACTTATTGGTATCGGAACGCACAGGTAAACTGCGTATTATCCGTGATGGTATCATGGTCGATAAAGACATCACTGGCTTGCCTAACATCATTGCCAATAATCAAGGTGGTTTACTTGATGTTGCTCTGCATCCGGATTATGACAAGAATGGTTGGATTTACTTTACATTTTCCAGTGATAAAGGTGAGGGCAAAGGCAGTAACACCGCATTAATTCGTGCTAAGTTAACAGATTTTCAACTAACCGATTTGCAATGGCTTTATAAGGGGAGTGAGAACAGTGAGCGCGGTCATCATTACGGCTCTCGTATTACTTTTGACAAGCAAGGCTATGTATATTTTTCCATTGGTGATCGTGGTGCGCGTGATGTGAATCCACAAGATCTAACTCGCGATGGTGGTAAAATTTATCGCCTTCATGATGACGGTCAAATTCCAGCAGACAACCCGTTTTTCGGTATGAACAATGCCAAAGCCGCAATCTATAGCTATGGTCATCGTAACCCACAAGGCTTAACGACTCATCCTAAAACCGGTGCGATATGGTCACATGAGCATGGCCCTAAAGGTGGTGATGAAATCAACTTAGTCGAGGCGGGTAAGAACTATGGTTGGCCAGTGATCAGTTACGGCATTAACTATAATGGCACGTCGTTTACCGATTTAACCGCCAAAGAAGGGATGGAGCAACCGAAACATTACTGGGACCCATCTATCGCGCCATCGGGTTTGATTTTCGTAACGTCTGATAAGTACCCTGAGTGGCAAAATAAAATGCTACTGGGTTCAATGAAGTTTGGTCATCTGGTTTTGGTTACCTTAGATGGTGATAAGGTCGTTGCGACTGAAAAACTGCTCGAAGGTGTTGGCCGTGTGCGTAATGTTTATCAAGGTCGAGATGGTTTCATATACATTGGTGTTGATGGCCAAGGCATTAAAAAATTAGTACCCAATGGTTAA
- the pip gene encoding prolyl aminopeptidase gives MRSLYPKININRKDFIERDGHRIYVEQSGAEGGIPVVYLHGGPGGASSEDHRRYFNPLKYRIIVFDQRGCGKSTPHAATDDNTTAHLIEDMEEIRELLAIERWLVAGGSWGTTLALAYGQQYPQRVTGFILRGIFLGTDDEVDWLYGHDGAAGFFPEYYRDFCQPISGYQAANIVSQYHALLTSSNELTRVAAAKAWTLWENRISALHLDNTTNENVDDNHGAIAMASIENHYFVNHCFLEPNQLLANMAKISHLPAYIIHGRYDMVCQLKQAYKLSDAWSNARLEVIPKAGHSGFEEGTIDAIIQASDAMALFLENKK, from the coding sequence GTGCGATCACTGTATCCAAAAATTAATATAAACCGAAAGGATTTCATCGAACGTGATGGTCATCGGATTTACGTGGAACAAAGTGGTGCAGAAGGTGGTATTCCCGTAGTGTACTTGCATGGTGGACCGGGTGGTGCCTCAAGTGAGGATCATCGTCGCTATTTTAATCCACTTAAATACCGCATTATTGTCTTTGATCAACGCGGCTGTGGCAAATCAACACCTCATGCTGCTACAGATGACAATACCACCGCGCACTTGATAGAAGATATGGAAGAGATCCGTGAGTTACTCGCTATTGAACGATGGCTTGTTGCCGGTGGGTCTTGGGGAACAACACTTGCGTTGGCGTATGGCCAACAATATCCGCAGCGGGTAACGGGTTTTATCTTACGTGGTATTTTTCTTGGTACAGACGATGAAGTCGATTGGCTTTACGGTCACGATGGCGCGGCCGGTTTTTTTCCGGAATATTATCGAGATTTTTGTCAGCCAATCAGCGGCTACCAAGCGGCAAACATTGTCAGCCAGTATCATGCCTTGCTTACATCAAGCAATGAATTAACGCGAGTTGCTGCGGCTAAAGCGTGGACCCTTTGGGAAAACCGCATTTCTGCTTTGCATTTAGATAATACTACCAACGAAAATGTGGATGATAATCATGGTGCAATTGCCATGGCCAGTATTGAAAACCATTACTTTGTGAATCACTGCTTTTTAGAGCCTAATCAGTTATTAGCTAACATGGCAAAAATATCTCATTTACCAGCGTATATCATCCATGGCCGTTATGATATGGTGTGTCAATTAAAGCAAGCTTATAAGCTTAGTGACGCATGGTCTAATGCGCGTCTTGAAGTTATCCCCAAAGCTGGTCATAGTGGCTTTGAAGAAGGAACGATTGACGCCATTATCCAAGCATCTGATGCAATGGCTTTGTTTCTTGAAAATAAAAAATAA
- a CDS encoding lysostaphin resistance A-like protein: MHENGDNLDPKKQSDSSAYKMRQNKYYPLGNALFWIVALYLPTMLLSFVFAVYADTSSAIDDPIRWFFDGDTTAVFGILMALVTLPMLYVITFREPNKRTFFALEHRFSMVEFRPYFLITGIYIFASVAIHTAINTQMPQFMVDILNTTDYVWLSVLAICIVAPIFEEIVFRGYIFSRLASTRLGRSGALLITALLFTFLHSQYQGLVLIDLFVLALILSWTRYKTNNLYYCIAIHMLNNMMSMWLLYSVN, translated from the coding sequence TTGCACGAAAATGGTGATAATTTAGATCCAAAAAAGCAATCCGACAGTTCGGCCTATAAAATGCGGCAAAACAAATATTACCCATTAGGCAATGCGCTTTTTTGGATTGTCGCGCTGTATTTACCCACCATGCTACTGAGCTTTGTATTCGCGGTTTATGCCGATACCAGTAGCGCGATTGACGATCCTATCCGTTGGTTTTTTGATGGTGATACAACCGCAGTGTTTGGCATATTGATGGCGTTGGTTACCTTACCTATGCTTTATGTCATCACCTTTCGAGAACCTAACAAACGCACTTTTTTTGCTTTAGAACATCGCTTTTCTATGGTGGAGTTTCGCCCTTATTTTCTAATCACAGGGATTTATATATTTGCCAGTGTTGCCATTCATACTGCTATCAATACACAGATGCCACAGTTTATGGTCGATATTCTCAATACCACGGACTACGTATGGCTAAGCGTGTTGGCTATTTGTATTGTCGCACCGATTTTTGAAGAAATTGTATTTCGAGGTTATATTTTTAGCCGTTTAGCCTCAACCCGATTAGGGCGCTCAGGTGCTTTACTGATCACCGCGTTATTATTTACGTTTTTACATAGTCAATATCAAGGCTTGGTATTAATCGACTTATTTGTGCTAGCCCTAATTTTGTCGTGGACCCGTTATAAAACGAATAATCTTTATTATT
- a CDS encoding NfeD family protein codes for MDISNDVIAWGCVGLMLMIAELAIPGGIVVFLGTSALAVALSLQFGLIDNWIHAFTMWFILSIILLLLFRNLGQSMVGGDSRVDNTDEELDVYGKQVKVIATIGPGNKKGRIVFQGSEWTALGDGSVIEKGETATIVCRDNISYVVEKQPPQSP; via the coding sequence ATGGATATAAGCAACGATGTGATTGCTTGGGGTTGTGTTGGTCTCATGCTGATGATTGCTGAGTTAGCTATTCCTGGCGGTATTGTGGTCTTCCTTGGTACGTCCGCGCTGGCCGTGGCCCTATCGCTGCAATTTGGCCTCATCGACAATTGGATACACGCCTTCACTATGTGGTTTATATTGTCGATCATTTTACTGCTACTTTTTCGTAATCTTGGTCAGTCAATGGTCGGTGGTGATAGCCGAGTCGATAATACTGATGAAGAGCTCGACGTTTACGGCAAACAGGTCAAGGTTATCGCAACCATTGGTCCTGGTAATAAAAAAGGTCGCATCGTCTTTCAAGGGAGCGAATGGACCGCGCTCGGTGACGGTAGCGTAATCGAAAAAGGCGAAACAGCGACAATTGTGTGCCGCGATAATATTTCGTATGTGGTTGAAAAACAGCCTCCACAGTCACCCTAA